A region of the Methylomagnum ishizawai genome:
GACCCCGCGCCATCTATGCACCCCAGGGATACCCAGGTACCCGGCGGTGTGGCCCAGTTATTGTCGCCGTTGATGTTCCAGACGATGAAGCGATGTGGTCCGCTCGAATCCAACACGGTGCCCGGCGCATAGCCCGCACTCAGGCCGTAGATCGCGCCCAGCACCATGCTACCCACCCGCAAATCCGCCGCCCTCGGCACCACATCGGCGCTATCCGCATAGGTCCGCCACGCCGTCCAGACGCCGCTACTCAGGAAACGGCTATGGAGCCGCCCGCCGTGCGATTCCTGTGCCTGCTGATACACGACGTCCGCCACCTCGCGCCAAACCTTGACTAATCCATAATCGGACGGCGCATGTGTGCAATCCGAGTTGTAGTAGTAATCGCCGGGCGAAATCAGGGTATCCATATCGCCGGAGAATGGCATGGTATCCCGCAAGTCGCTGCCTAAATGGGTGATAGCATCGCGCCGCCCCGTGCCCACATTATCCCAATGGGCTGTGGCTTGGCCCGAGGTTTGTAGTTGTGTCTTGGTGTAGTAGCGATCATCGTGGCTGTGCCCGGCGTCCGACTTGCCCCCGAGCGCCGCGTTCATTTCCGCCTCGGTGTAGTAGCGGTCGTCGTGATCGTGCCCGGTGTCCGACTTGCCCCCGAGCGCGGCATCCATCGCCGACTTGGTGTAGTAGCGGTCGTCGTGGTTGTGCGGATCGGGGGGGAATGTGTCCGGTTTGCCCGCGAGCGCTTCCCAGGTGAAATCCATCTGCCACGCATCGGCGGGCACGTCCAAGTCCAGCAACGCCGCGATCCCGGAATAGGCCAGCGCGAAATTACGGGTGAGGTTGTTCCCCCGCGCGTCCCCGTCCGTGGCGGTCTTGGTGATCGGGGCGATGTAGGACACCGCCACCAGGGTATCATCGGCCCCGGCCAGCCCCACCCAGTTGAAAACGAAGTCGCCGATGGTGGCATCCAACAACAGCGAGTAAACGACCTGGTTCGGCCCCGCCGCCCCGCGCCGGTCCCAGGCCCGTTCCAGCACGATCTCGCCCGGCGCGGGCATGGATTCAATCCGGTCGGTGGGTTCCTCGCCCAGCCCGTCGATATAGGCCAGCACGAAGCGTTCGATATTCGGGTGGGTACCGGCGACTTGGTGCGCGGCAAACCAGTTTTCCCCGGCTACGGTGATAAATGCCATGGTGATTCCCTACGGTAATTCGGCGTGGTCGTAATACCAGGTATGCCCGGTCTCGCCCGCCGCGATGAAAATCCCGGCGGTGTCGGTGCCCCCCAGCCGGTAGCGGCGGCAGGTGCGGCCATATTCCTGCACGATGAAGTCCAGCATGGGGCCATATTCGGAGGTGGCGCTGTCCGGCAGGTCCAGCAGGATCACATCCCAGTCCACCGGGTCGGTGCGCTCGCGTTGGTCCAGCAAGGGGATTTCCAGGCGGTCGAAGATGCGGAAAAACCCCGCCTTCTGGCCCGAGTCCTTGGCGTTGGCGTAGGCGTGCTTTACCCGCCGCCGGTACAGGGGCAACGGCTCGCCCCGGAACCGCACCACCCGCCGCTGATAGGCCAGCAAATCCAGCATCGGCTCGGCACAGGTCAACGGGTCCAACTGTCCGAGCGGCCAGCGCATCCACCCTTCCGCCCGTGTCCACCACGACAGTGCCGCTCGTCGCAGCTTGTCGAGTTCGGGGCCGGACAGCCAAAACGGCAACTTGAGGTCGATCATTCGGCGTCCTCCACCGTCACGTCCAGATCATCCAGCACCGGAATCCACAGCCCGGCCACGATGTCCGGTTCCCCGAAGTCGATGCTATGCAAGGCCGGGAATTGCTCGTGCAGCTCCTTCGCCAACCGGCTGAAGCTGAACCGGGAATAGGGATAGGCCAGCGTGGCCTTGCCCTGATAGGCGAGGTTCGCCCGGAACGCGGTGCCGATGAAATTTTCTAGCCCGGCCTGTAGCGCCGCCTTGGCTTCGGTGGACGTGCCCGGCTCGGCCCAGGCCGTGACGGCCAGGGAATAGCCAGTCTCGGGCATCTGCGCCACGAGTAGATCGTCCCCATGGCCGTGGTTGCCATCGTCCATGATGTGGGTGTTGATGGCGCTCAGGTACTCGGCGGCATCGGCCCCGAAGTCGAACAGCACATAGGCGTTCGCGCTGCCTGGTCCGCGCGGCGCATCATGGACGAACCAAATCGAATCGATATCCACGCCGGGGAAACTGGCGATGATGGACTTGTAGGCCGCGTCGGTGTGATAGCTGGACGCCGTGGCGAACTGGTTGCGGCATCGCGCCCTGAGCGCGTCATCCGTCTCGGCATCCGCGCCGGGCAGTGTCAGCCAATCGGCTTCGTTGGTTACGGATATTCCGTTGATCGGGGTCGGCAGGATCGAATAGTAGCCCGCGCCCAGGTTGTAGGCCGCGCCCACCCCGGCGGCGATCACTGGCGCGGACACGCTCAACTCCCCGGCGGGGAGGGTGGCGTCGGCGGTGGTGGTGACCACATAGGCCACGCCATTGATTTCCGCTGTGCGGATCGTGGTCCCGGCGGCGATGGTGAGCGGCCCGCCCGCCGTGGTGCGCGAGAACACCACCACGCCCTCGGCCTGGACGCCGGGTTTACGGCTCAGGTTCACCGCGTCGGCCAACAGTTCCAGGAACACGCCCGAAGCATAGGCCAGGAACGCATTCGGCAGCACGGTATCGGCCACGAGGCCCACCAGCCACAGCACGGGCCGGGTGATGAGCGCCGTCACGGTCCGCCAGAACGGCGAATAGGCCGGGAGGTTGGAGATCGGCGAATCCACCGCCGCCAATTCGGTCCGCCATTGGGTTTCAAGGTCCGCTTGCGTGGTGGGAATTCCCGCGTCCTTCAATACCTGCCAAAAATCAACCTGGGTACTCATAGCAGCCCCGGCAGTATGCTGGCCGTAAACCCGAATTTCCCATAATCCACGGTATCCCCCAGGATGAAAAAGGTATCGTTATCGGCCCTTTCAATCTTGACCGTTCCTGGCACCAAGCGAATATCCTCTTCGATCAACAAAACCAGCCGATCCAGCAGTGCCCGGACCTTAACGCCATCCCGTTCGGCGATGCAGCGCCACAGCAAACCACTCTCCCGGATCACGTGCTTCAAGTCCTGCACCACGCTATCTTTATTGGCAAGCAATAGCGGCTCGAAACTCAGGTCTATATCCAGGTCGTTATTGACAATTCGCCAATCAATATACAACCCAGGATTTCCAAGATAGGGCTGTGCCGAGGGGCCGGGCTGGCCGTCGCTCTCGTGTTCGTTGATGGCAGGATCGTTGATTACCATATTCACACGTTGGGGAATGAGCTGGATGGCGGCGTAAAACTGCTGCCGGTATATCGGGCTATGCCGTCCGTAATGCGTATTTCCTCAATCAGCCCGCCAACACTGAATACCCCGGACGCCACAGCCCTATTTCCTATATATATAGTATCGAAATTAAACGACGGGGCACTGGTATTATGAATAAGCCTCGTCCCATTGACATAGACATCGAATGCTCCGGGACTGCCATCCGTTCGTATAAACGCTATATGATTGCGGTCCGCAGATATGGCAGAAAATAATGTTGCCCCTCCAAGCGAGAACGCCAGATTGCTGGACGTCATCGCCATTATCGCAAATGTTTTCGTTCCGCCAGACGTACAACGGATAAATTCGTATCGACCATCCGCATAACCACCAGTATTCGGGTTTGTAATTGATGTTATTCTAACCCAGCATTCAAGGGTAAATGTACCTGTAGATGACGACAGGAAACTAGAGCCGCTATACGACACATAATTAGCGGTCGCGCCTGCCGCGAACGCCATTGCCTTTTCGCCGAACCAAGCGGAGTCTGTAGTGATAGAAGGCGATCCGGTTTGTGTGAATGCCCAATCGTGCGAGGATGAATCCTTTGTAGTGGAAACATCCATGTGCATGAGCAAGACAACATTTGAAAAGTATGGGTCCGATTCTGCGGAGCCAGAACCGCCTTCTAGGGCATGTTGGGTCAAACTACAATATCGCCCCCGGCGCGGCACCTGAATGTCGCGATAAGGGACTATCAATCCATCGTCATTTGGGAGCCAGATTTTCCCCATCATTTGCTGTCCTTGCGCGATTGCGCCATATCGAACCGGGACTCCCCGCCGATGCCCGTACCGGATACCCAGTCCACGGCGTTTGCTGTGGCTGTGATGGTGGGCGCGGTGCCTCCGGGGAATTTGTAGACGCTATTCCAGCCCGCCACGGTTCGTCCACCTGTCGCGTCCTGGGTAAACCGGATTGAAATAGGTATCGAACCGGATGCCGGAACATTGGTAGGGGCGTTGACGGCGGTGATATTGGTCGTGAGGGAAACCAAGAATACATTCCCCAGCGACAAATCTGGGGTAATCGCGCCCCCGGAAATGGATAGCGTTACCGCCGTTTCCCGCACGCTGGTTAATTGGGCATTTTTGATTTGATGCCCCGCCACATCCCAATCGCCGGTTGCCGCTACCGATCCATCCTTTTGTAGCGCGTTATCGGCCTTGGTGCCCTGGGCGGCGGTCGCGAATAGCCCCGCGACCGCCGCCAGTACCCGCCCCACCGTGAAATAAAGGTTCGTTGAACCCTCGGGGAGCTGGTCGGTATTCGCCGCCCCGGTGCCGTCCGAACTGGTCAACACCCAAGCGCCATCGCTCACGTCCCAGGAATAGACATGCAGCGCCCCGCCGGTCCCGCTGTCCACCTGGGCGTAGTCGCCCGCCGCCGCCGTGGGATATGCGGATTCCAGGGCCGCCAGCGTGGCGAACAGTCCCTTGAAGCGGTCGTTATAGGCCGATGCGTCCAGTTTCAAATCCAGCGCCGCTTGCGTGGCCGTCGAAACCGGCTTGTCCAGGTCGGCGGTGTTATCCACTTCGCCCAACCCCAGGTTGTCCCGCGCCGCCGCCGGGTCGGTGACTTCGTTCAGGTTACGTGACCCGAGCATGTCCCCGGTGCCGAACCCGCTGATATCGTCCGGCTGGACATAGCGCCCGTCCGCCTCGGCTTGGGTCAGATACACCGGGTGCGGATCGTCCTCGGCTTCATGGGCCGCGATGGCCTCGGCAATCGCCGCTGTACCCGCCGCCACCTGTTGCAGTTCGGCCAACAGTTCCGCGCAGACCGTCACCTTGATCATGGTGCCCGCGTTCCATGCCCGCGTGGTCGGCGTGGTCGGGTCCAGCGTCAACACGTCGCCGGTCCGCCCGATCACCTTTACCCGTTGGTCCCCACCGGGGAGGCCGATCCGGGTCCAGATATGTTGGTTATCGCCGAGAGTGCCGAACTTGGCCCCTTCCCCGGCCCGTACCAGGAGCGTGGTCGCGCTTTGGGCCACATCCGACGCCAAGGCGGTTGTGCAGTTGTTGACGAAAATAGCCTGGGACATGCGGGATAAACCTCCTACCTAGGGCGCGGCCATGTTGAGTTCGTGGGCGAGGCGTTGCCCGCTCATGGGCTGGCCGTAGTTGTGGACATGCACCGCGCCGATGGAGCGGCTGCTGTTGGTGTTGATGGCGGTGCTAATTTGCTTGGCAACGCCGCCGGGCGCACCGCCCCCTTTGGGCGCGGCCAATCCCGCCGGGGGGCCGGGCAGGGCGGCGGCGGGCGCGGCCCCGAAGCTGGGCATCGAAAACGAAGGCATCGACCACCCGGCGAACGGATTCAAGCTGGCGATGGCTCCGACCAGCGCTTGCCATTGGGCGGAAATGCCGCCGATGAAGCCATCCCACCAGCCGGTGAGGCCGGACCATGCGCCCAGGATGCTGGCGACATAGCCGCCCATTCCGCCCGCGAAGCCGTCCCACCACAGCGTGAGGCTATCCCATCCGGCGACGATATCGCCGACCCCGAACGAACCGATGGACGCCAGCCAAGTTTGGACCGCGCCCAGAATCGATCCGGTCCAACGGCCCACCGCGCCGGTCCATTCATCCCAGTACACGACCGCCGCCACCACCGCCGCGCCCAGGGCGATCACGCCCGCGACAACCCAGGTGATTGGGTTCGCCAGCAAGGCGGCGGCGAAACCCCACACGGCGGGCAGCGCCCCGAGGATGCCCATCCGCAGAATCCCGAAGGCCAGTGCGGCCCCACGGCTGGCCGCGTTCCACAGCCACATCGCCGCGCCGGACAGTTGCACTTGCAGGGCGAAGGCCAGCATGATCGCCCGCAGCCCCGCGAGCATCCCGCGCCACAGCCCACCCATGGCCAGGGCCGCGAGCCACGCCAGGCGCAGCAGCTTGAACGGCGCGATCAGCAGCCATACCGCACCCTGTAGCAGCATCATCCCGCCTTGCAGTCCGACCAATAGGAACCGGCCCACGCCCACGGCGATGGACAGCGCGGATACGGCGGCGATCAAAGCCAGGATGCCCAGCACACCCTTCCCGAGCGCGGCGGTGAGGTGGGGAAACAGGTCGGTCCAGCGCAAGAGGCGCTGTTCCAGGGCGGTGATCTTGTCCAGGGTGGGCGTGAGCGCCGAAACCATCTTCTGGCCCACGGCGATGCGTAGCGCGTTCGCGCCCGAAATCACCCGGTCGAACGGGTCCACCATCGCATCAGCCATGCGCTGTAGTTCGGCCAGTCCCTTTTGCTGGCCGATGTCCTTGATGTTCTTGCCGAGGCCGTCCACATCGGTCATCAACAGCTTAATCAGCGACACCGCCTCGCCCGAGCCGAACGCCTTCTTGAGCGCGTCCGATTCGGCCACGGTGTCGATCTCGCCATACTTGCCCTTGATCTTGTTCAGCACGTCCACCATGGGCAGCAGCCGCCCACGGGCATCGGTGAATTTCAGCCCGA
Encoded here:
- a CDS encoding phage tail protein, translating into MAFITVAGENWFAAHQVAGTHPNIERFVLAYIDGLGEEPTDRIESMPAPGEIVLERAWDRRGAAGPNQVVYSLLLDATIGDFVFNWVGLAGADDTLVAVSYIAPITKTATDGDARGNNLTRNFALAYSGIAALLDLDVPADAWQMDFTWEALAGKPDTFPPDPHNHDDRYYTKSAMDAALGGKSDTGHDHDDRYYTEAEMNAALGGKSDAGHSHDDRYYTKTQLQTSGQATAHWDNVGTGRRDAITHLGSDLRDTMPFSGDMDTLISPGDYYYNSDCTHAPSDYGLVKVWREVADVVYQQAQESHGGRLHSRFLSSGVWTAWRTYADSADVVPRAADLRVGSMVLGAIYGLSAGYAPGTVLDSSGPHRFIVWNINGDNNWATPPGTWVSLGCIDGAGSGQLATRTA
- a CDS encoding baseplate J/gp47 family protein, translating into MSTQVDFWQVLKDAGIPTTQADLETQWRTELAAVDSPISNLPAYSPFWRTVTALITRPVLWLVGLVADTVLPNAFLAYASGVFLELLADAVNLSRKPGVQAEGVVVFSRTTAGGPLTIAAGTTIRTAEINGVAYVVTTTADATLPAGELSVSAPVIAAGVGAAYNLGAGYYSILPTPINGISVTNEADWLTLPGADAETDDALRARCRNQFATASSYHTDAAYKSIIASFPGVDIDSIWFVHDAPRGPGSANAYVLFDFGADAAEYLSAINTHIMDDGNHGHGDDLLVAQMPETGYSLAVTAWAEPGTSTEAKAALQAGLENFIGTAFRANLAYQGKATLAYPYSRFSFSRLAKELHEQFPALHSIDFGEPDIVAGLWIPVLDDLDVTVEDAE
- a CDS encoding DUF2590 family protein; amino-acid sequence: MVINDPAINEHESDGQPGPSAQPYLGNPGLYIDWRIVNNDLDIDLSFEPLLLANKDSVVQDLKHVIRESGLLWRCIAERDGVKVRALLDRLVLLIEEDIRLVPGTVKIERADNDTFFILGDTVDYGKFGFTASILPGLL
- a CDS encoding LamG domain-containing protein — encoded protein: MMGKIWLPNDDGLIVPYRDIQVPRRGRYCSLTQHALEGGSGSAESDPYFSNVVLLMHMDVSTTKDSSSHDWAFTQTGSPSITTDSAWFGEKAMAFAAGATANYVSYSGSSFLSSSTGTFTLECWVRITSITNPNTGGYADGRYEFIRCTSGGTKTFAIMAMTSSNLAFSLGGATLFSAISADRNHIAFIRTDGSPGAFDVYVNGTRLIHNTSAPSFNFDTIYIGNRAVASGVFSVGGLIEEIRITDGIARYTGSSFTPPSSSFPNV
- a CDS encoding phage tail tape measure protein yields the protein MAAATSRLEFVLSLIDRMTGPAGKAMKALDKLTGHAEKGYQRIGYGVAGLVGTGAALVEIVNPAREMNKALGEVKSLGVAQDVLDNLNSTALRFSTQYGGSAAEFVSASYDIQGAIAGLVGNELPAFTTASALLAKGTKADVGDITSYVGTMYGIFQKTADQMGRSNWVEMLAAQTAMAVNVFKTDGKGMSEAFTNLGANATTAGIAMAEQFAVLGTLQATMPGAEAGTKYRAFLDGVGGAQKELGLKFTDARGRLLPMVDVLNKIKGKYGEIDTVAESDALKKAFGSGEAVSLIKLLMTDVDGLGKNIKDIGQQKGLAELQRMADAMVDPFDRVISGANALRIAVGQKMVSALTPTLDKITALEQRLLRWTDLFPHLTAALGKGVLGILALIAAVSALSIAVGVGRFLLVGLQGGMMLLQGAVWLLIAPFKLLRLAWLAALAMGGLWRGMLAGLRAIMLAFALQVQLSGAAMWLWNAASRGAALAFGILRMGILGALPAVWGFAAALLANPITWVVAGVIALGAAVVAAVVYWDEWTGAVGRWTGSILGAVQTWLASIGSFGVGDIVAGWDSLTLWWDGFAGGMGGYVASILGAWSGLTGWWDGFIGGISAQWQALVGAIASLNPFAGWSMPSFSMPSFGAAPAAALPGPPAGLAAPKGGGAPGGVAKQISTAINTNSSRSIGAVHVHNYGQPMSGQRLAHELNMAAP